One region of Streptomyces leeuwenhoekii genomic DNA includes:
- a CDS encoding lysophospholipid acyltransferase family protein has protein sequence MDGWLPSAPCTPRTCVDPAGAAAAAPRAVLRLTAITALLLTGIALAPLAGRLPARPVRWWCRWIVRAAGVRVRLRGAVAPTGGLLLVAHHVSWLDIPLLAAVRPARMLAKAEIRRWPVAGAVAARGALFIERDRLRALPATVARIADALRGGRAVAVFPEGSTWCGRAHGPFRRAVFQAALDAGVPVQPVRVCYRTAAGAVSTAPAFVGEDTLPASLWRVVSARGLVAEVEVLPAIPPGRHRDRRALARAAQRELTGRSSPHGTAPAPAKTPPLPAGAAARHSAQPRR, from the coding sequence ATGGACGGCTGGCTGCCCAGCGCGCCCTGCACACCGCGGACCTGCGTGGACCCGGCCGGTGCCGCGGCGGCGGCACCCCGGGCCGTCCTGCGGCTCACGGCGATCACGGCCCTGCTGCTCACCGGGATCGCGCTGGCACCGCTCGCCGGGCGCCTGCCCGCGCGGCCGGTGCGGTGGTGGTGCCGGTGGATCGTGCGGGCCGCGGGCGTCCGGGTCCGCCTCCGCGGCGCCGTCGCGCCCACGGGAGGGCTGCTGCTCGTCGCCCACCACGTCTCATGGCTGGACATTCCGCTGCTGGCCGCCGTCCGCCCGGCCCGCATGCTGGCCAAGGCCGAGATCCGGCGGTGGCCCGTGGCCGGGGCCGTCGCCGCGCGCGGTGCCCTGTTCATCGAGCGGGACCGGCTGCGGGCCCTGCCGGCCACGGTGGCCCGTATCGCGGACGCCCTCCGCGGCGGGCGGGCGGTCGCCGTCTTCCCGGAGGGCAGCACCTGGTGCGGCCGGGCCCACGGGCCCTTCCGGCGGGCCGTCTTCCAGGCCGCGCTCGACGCCGGGGTCCCGGTGCAGCCGGTCCGCGTCTGCTACCGGACCGCCGCGGGAGCGGTCAGCACGGCGCCCGCCTTCGTCGGCGAGGACACCCTGCCGGCCTCCCTGTGGCGGGTGGTCTCGGCCCGCGGCCTGGTCGCCGAGGTGGAGGTGCTCCCGGCGATCCCGCCGGGCCGCCACCGCGACCGCCGCGCCCTCGCACGGGCGGCCCAGCGGGAACTCACCGGGCGCTCCTCCCCTCACGGCACGGCCCCGGCACCGGCGAAGACGCCGCCGCTCCCGGCGGGTGCCGCCGCCCGGCACAGCGCGCAGCCGCGCCGGTGA
- a CDS encoding GNAT family N-acetyltransferase: MTGAPAVGRPPQPAATTHYTVTLARDEEDVRAAQRLRHDVFAGEMGALLSTPEPGHDIDPFDAYCDHLLVRDTATGRVVGTYRLLPPDRAQIAGRLYAEGEFDLTALRPLRAGLVEVGRSCVHPDHRDGTVIGLIWAGIARYMTDRGHEWLAGCCSLPLADGGALASATWHRIRTGHLAPDEYRVRPLLPWHPRAVRPATPAGLPPLLRGYLRLGAWVCGEPAHDPGFGVADLYVLLPMSRVHPRYLRHFLSLVPA; this comes from the coding sequence ATGACCGGCGCACCGGCCGTCGGCCGCCCCCCTCAGCCCGCGGCCACCACCCACTACACCGTCACCCTCGCCCGCGACGAGGAGGACGTCCGCGCCGCCCAGCGGCTGCGGCACGACGTCTTCGCCGGGGAGATGGGCGCCCTGCTGTCCACCCCCGAACCGGGCCACGACATCGACCCCTTCGACGCCTACTGCGACCACCTCCTCGTCCGCGACACGGCGACCGGCCGGGTCGTCGGCACCTACCGGCTGCTGCCGCCGGACCGCGCCCAGATCGCCGGACGGCTGTACGCGGAGGGCGAGTTCGACCTCACCGCCCTGCGGCCGCTGCGGGCGGGGCTGGTCGAGGTGGGCCGGTCCTGCGTCCACCCCGACCACCGCGACGGCACGGTCATCGGGCTCATCTGGGCCGGCATAGCCCGCTACATGACCGACCGCGGCCACGAGTGGCTCGCCGGCTGCTGCTCGCTCCCGCTCGCCGACGGCGGGGCCCTGGCCTCCGCCACCTGGCACCGGATACGGACCGGGCACCTGGCGCCCGACGAGTACCGGGTACGCCCGCTGCTGCCCTGGCACCCCCGGGCCGTACGGCCCGCCACGCCGGCCGGTCTGCCGCCCCTGCTGCGCGGCTACCTCCGCCTCGGCGCCTGGGTCTGCGGCGAGCCCGCGCACGACCCCGGCTTCGGCGTCGCCGATCTCTACGTCCTGCTGCCGATGAGCCGGGTCCACCCCCGCTATCTGCGGCACTTCCTCTCCCTCGTCCCGGCCTGA